The DNA window CGACCCGCTCGAGCGGATGATCGGCGAACTCACCACCGAGCAGCAGGCGGCACTGGTGCGGGCGCACGACCAGGGCCTGCGCACAGCCGAGCAGGGGGACCCCGAGGCCGGGGTCGCGCTGCAGCATGCGCTGCTGGTGCTGGCCAGCCCGTTGACCGATGATGAGCGGCACGCCGCGGAGATGTGCTCGAGCGGAGTCGCGCTGGCCAACTGGATCTTCGGCCTGCTGCCGCCGCACGAGGCGGCGACCGTGCCGGGCACCGCCGCCGAGCCGACGCCGTGCGGTCGCCTGGCCGGCGTGCTGCGCCGCGCACGGCGCAGGTTCGAGCCGCTGCCGCCGACGCCCGACCTCGGGCACCGGGTGCTCGCGTGGGTACTGTCGACCAGCACCGTCCGCGGTGCCGGCGACCTGCACGCCTCGAGTCTGGACACCGATCTACGCGTCGCATCGGCCGATCTCGACCACGGTGCGGGTGACCGCGCCAACGGCGCACCGCGCTCGTCGCTGGACATGAGCGTGCCCCCATCCCCGCCAGCCGGGGCCGAGCGGCAGCCGGTGACGGCGCTGCGCCGGGACGACGGTGGGTCGTCGGAGGGTTGGGCACGGCCCGGCGTGGACGACGACCAGGCCCCCGACACGGGCGACGACCTGCCCACGCCGTTGCGGACTCCGGGTGGCCCGCCCGCGCTCGCGGGCTCCAGCGCGCCCCCGCTCGCGTTCGGCAACGCCGCGCCCGCGCTGGCTCCCGAGTTCATCGAGGACGACGGCGAGCAGCTCGTGCGGATGCCGCTGCGGCAGATGGGGCGGCCGGCGCTGGCGCCGCAGACCGATCGGGACGCCTCCGGGCCCGAAGACACCCAGACGAGCCGGGCGACACCCGGCCCAGCGGAGGAGGACGTGGTGCCGCCGCCGGCTGCGCTGCGTCCGGCGCAGGACGACGACACGGTTCCACCGTCCGGCCGCCGGCCCGAGCCGGCACCCAACCCGCTCGGCATGCCAGCGAGCAGCCCACGCGGGATCGACGACGACCGCACGGCGCCGTCACCTCTGACCGCCGAGGAGGGACGCGGCAGCCAGGCCGAGCATGACATCGGCGGCGACTCGCCATTGCGACGCCCTGCGCCTGGGACGGGGCAGGTCCAGGCCCGGGGCCGGGACCTCGACACAGCGCCACGCTCCCCCCTCGGAAGGGCCGAACCCACCGACGACCGGTCGTTGCCCACGCACGGGCGGCAGACCGACGCGGGTGGCACCAGACCGGGAGACGACGACGCCACGGTGCAGACCCCCATTCAGCGCGACGACAGCGATCCACGCTTCGACGACCTGTTCGGCGAGGCCGCACGTGACACCGACGGCCCTCCGCCCGCGCGGTCCGGATCCGCGTCCAACCTGACCGCCCCGAAGCTGCCCGCCGCCCGACGCCCGACCCCGCCGCGGTCGTCCTCGTCGTCCGGGGACGCCGCACCTTCGTCCCAGGGCCGTCCCGCGCCGTCGCTGACCACCCAGACGGCACCGACAGCCCCGATCGGGCCGACGGTCTCGAGCACCGAGAGCGAGCCGGGCGGCGGCAGCAGCGTGCTGCGCTGGCTGGTCGTACTGCTCCTGATCGCTGCCGGAGCAGCGGTCGGCATCTTCCTGGGCCAGATGCTTATCTGACCCGGTCCTCGTGGCCGGGCCGCGCCACCCGCCCGGCCGGCGGCGCCGTCGCGCCGGCGGACGAGGCGTCGCGACAGCCCGCCACGGTCGCACCGTCGGGCGCCTCACTGACCGCGTCGAGGCCCGGGCCCTCGGCCCGGCGTCCGCGAGCCACCCACCTGCGTGTTCCCGTGCGGATGAAGCAGGTGACGCGGCGCGTGTGACGCGGGCCGCTCACGGCGGCCCGCTCCACCGCTGTGACCCGCTGCTAGGCTTCGGGAGGACGTCCGGCGGAGGGTGGTCCCCAGCAGACACCCGGGCCGGCTCTGTCGGACCCACCCGACACATCGTTCGAAGGTGCTCCTCGTGTCCCAGCCCACTGCAACGCCCGACGGCCTGGCCGGGCGCATCCTCGCCCACGAGGGTGGCCCGGAGTTCGACTTCCTCGCTGGATCCAGTGTGTTCCGCAAGCTGTACGACTACCGCATCCTGTATCTGCGGGGACCCATCGAGGACACCGTCGCCGACACGCTCGTCGCCCAGCTGATGTCACTGGACGCCGAGTCCGAGAAGGACGTCACCCTCTACATCAACTCCCCCGGTGGCCTGGTCAGCGGCATGTTCGCCGTCTACGACGTCATGCAGCTGATGCGCTCGAAGGTCAACACGATCTGCGTGGGCATCGCCGCGTCCGCGGCCGCGTTCCTCCTCGCGACCGGCACGGGCATCCGCGCCGCGACGCCCAACGCCCGCATCATGTTCCACCAGCCCCTCGGTGGCGCCCGCGGGCAGGCGGTCGACATCCAGATCCAGGCCAAGCAGATCGTCTTCCTCCGCGAGCGGCTCTACGAGATCCTCGCCAAGCGGACGAACAAGGACATCGAGGAGATCCGCCGCGACGCCGACCGTGACTTCTGGCTTTCGGCGGAGGACGCGGTCACCTACGGCGCGATCGACGAGGTCCGCAGGCGCGGCGGGGTCTGAGGCGCGCCCGTCACGATGGGCGGCGCCGGCGTCACACGCGCTGACAGCGTGGACAGTAGGTTGTGCCGCGGCCCGCGACGTCGACCTTGCGCAGCGCGGTCCCACACCGCGGGCACGGCCGCCCCTCCTGGCCGTACGCGATCAGGAACGTCGCGTTGCGCCCCGACTGGCCGTTGACCATCTGGTAGTCGCGGAAGGTCGTGCCCTCGCGCTCGATCGCGTCCGTGAGCACCTGGCGGATCGCGGACCACAGCCGGGCGGCACGCTCGGGGCCGATCCGCCGCGCGCGCGGGTTGATGCCGGCCAGCCAGAGGGCCTCGTCGGCGTAGATGTTGCCGACACCGGCGACCGGACGCTGGGACAGCAGCTGCGCCTTGACCGTCATCCGCGACCGCCGCAGTGCCGCGTGGAACCGTACCGGCTCGAAGTCGGGTCCGAGCGGCTCGGGGCCCATGTGCGCGAGTGTCGCGATGCCGGCGTGGTCGCCGGCGTCGACGACCGTCAGGCGGCCGAAGCGACGCACGTCACGGAAGTCGAGCACGCCGTCGTCGAGCGTGAACGTCGCGCGGACGTAGGCGTCGGGGACCCAGTCATCGTCACGGAAGCGGAACGCGCCGGTCATACCGAGGTGCATGACCAGCTCCCGCGCCGGCGTCCGCGGTGCGTCGAGGTCGGCCAGCAGGTACTTGCCGCGCCTGCGCAGCGCCGTGATCCCGGAGCCGACGGCACGGTGGATGTCGGTGAAGCGCGCCTGCGGGTCGACCCTGACGTCGGCGATCCGCCGGCCGACCAGCCGCGGACGCAGCTGGCGGGCGACGCTTTCGACCTCGGGAAGCTCGGGCATGGGTGCCAGCTTGCCGCGTCACCGCGTGACGCGATGAGAAGGGCGGTGACCCGGGTAGGTTGCAGGGCGGCCGGTGCCACCGCCGGCTGCCCTGCCGTCATCGTTGGAGGCACACATGGCCAGCAGCATCACCGAGGTCCCCCAGCCGGCCAACGAGCCGGTGCTGTCGTACGCGCCCGGGAGTCCCGAGCGCGACGCGCTGGCCGCCGAGCTCGACGCCGTGGCCGGGGAGGTGGTCGACGCGCCCCACGTGATCGCCGGCGAGGACGCCCCCGCCGATGAGACCTTCCAGGTCCGCGCGCCCCATCAACACGACCTGCACCTCGCCGACGTTCACCAGGCCACGCCACGACACGTCGAGGCGGCGATCGGCACGGCAACCGCCGCCGCACGGGAGTGGGCGGCCACCCCGTTCGAGGACCGTGCCGCGGTCTTCCTGCGCGCCGCTGACCTGCTGGCGGGTCCGTGGCGCGACCGGATCAACGCCGCCACCATCCTGGGTCAGTCGAAGTCCTGGCACCAGGCCGAGATCGACGCGGCCTGCGAGGCCATCGACTTCCTGCGCTTCAACGTCGCCTTCGCCCGCGACCTGCTGTCGATCCAACCACACAACGTGGGCGGGCTGTGGAACCGCATGGACTACCGCCCGCTGGAGGGCTTCGTGCTCGCGATCACGCCGTTCAACTTCACGGCCATCGCGCTCAACCTGCCGACTGCGCCGGCGCTGATGGGCAACACGGTGCTGTGGAAGCCGTCGGAGAAGCAGGCGCTGGCCGCCCATTGGACGATGCGCCTGCTGATCGAGGCCGGCCTGCCGCCGGGTGTCATCAACCTCCTGCACGGCGACGGCGCCCTGGTCAGCGATGTGGCGATGGACGATCCCCAATTCGCCGGCCTGCACTTCACCGGCTCCTCGACCGTCCTACACGGCCTGTGGCAGCGAGCGGCCGAGCGCCTCGAGACCTACCGCGGATTCCCGCGCATCGTCGGTGAGAGCGGCGGCAAGGACTTCGTGGTCGCGCACCCGTCGGCGTCGGTCGACGAGCTGGTCGTGGCCCTCGGGCGCGGGGCGTTCGAGTACCAGGGCCAGAAGTGCTCGGCGGCCAGCCGCGCGTACGTGCCGGAGAACCTGTGGAGCGACGTCCGCGACGGCATCGCCGACCTCGCGGGCGTCATCCCCACTGGTGACGTCGCCGACCCGTCCGTCTTCTTCGGCGCGGTGATAGACGGGGCGGCGTTCCGCAAGCACACCGACGCCATCGCCGCGGCGGCCGACCGCGGGGCCAAGGTGCTGGTCGGCGGCGGCACCGACGACAGCACCGGGTGGTTCGTCGAGCCGACCGTGCTGGTGACCGACGACCCGATGTCGACGACGATGACGACCGAACTGTTCGGCCCCATCCTGAGCGTCCACGTCTACGACGATGCGCGCTGGTCGGAGACGCTGGAGCTCGTCGACCGGACGAGCCCCTATGCGCTGACGGGTGCGGTGTTCGCCCAGGATCGCACCGCCGTGCAGCAGGCCGACCGGGTGCTGCGCCAGGCCGCCGGCAACTTCTACATCAACGACAAGCCGACCGGGTCCGTCGTCGGGCAGCAGCCGTTCGGCGGCGCCCGCCGGTCGGGGACGAACGACAAGGCCGGGTCGATCTTCAACCTCCAGCGCTGGGTGAGCCCACGGGCGATCAAGGAGACGTTCGTGCCGCCGACCGACTGGCGCTACCCACACCTCGGCCAGTGAGCGGTCCCGCGAAGCGACAGGCGCTGTTGGTGGCCAACAGCGCAGCGGGCTCGACGACCGCCGACAGGCTCGACGACGTCGAGGCGGTCCTGCGTGCGGAGCTCGCGATCACGCGTGCCCTCACCGACGGTGTCGATGAGCTGCGTGAGATCCTCGCGTCATTCGACGGCGACCGCGTGATCGTCGCCGGAGGCGACGGTAGCCTGCACACGCTGATCAACGTGCTGGCAGACATCGACCGGCTCGCCGACGTGGTCATCGGCCTCGTCCCGATGGGCACCGCCAACGACTTCGCGACCGGACTCGGACTGTCCACCGACGACCTGCTGGCGACGGCCCGCGCGTGCATCGACGGCGAACCGGTGACGATGGACGCGCTCGTCGCGGACGATGGTGAGATCGTCGTGAACGCAGCTCACGCAGGTGTGGGCGCCGTCGCGTCGCAACGGGCGCAGGCGGCGAAACCCGTGGTCGGCGCACTCGCCTATCCTCTCGCCGTACTCGTCGCGGGCGCCACGACACCCGGGTACGAGCTGGCCATCACGGTCGACGGCACCGTCGTCCACGACGGCACGACGCTGTTCGCACTGGCCGCCAACGGACCGCGCCTCGGCGGCGCACGGCTGTGCGTCGGCGCGGACCCGACCGACGGCCTGATGGACATCATGGTCATCGGCGACGTGCCGGTGGCCGACCGCGCCGGCCTGGCGCTGCGCCTGCAGCGCGGTACCCGCACCGACCACGAACGGGTCGACCAGTACCGGGGCACCAGCCTGCGCGTGCACGGCGACGCCGTGGACCACAGCAGGGACGGCGAGCTGCGGCGCGGGCTGGCCGACGTGACCTACTCCGTCCGCCTCTCGGCCTGGCGGGTGCTGCACGCGCCGCGGTGACCTGCCAGGTGGTCCGACATGCAATCCGTCGTGACAGCCCGTACGGTTGCCCGCGGACACTCCTGGCCACGCATAGGAATGCCGCACGATGACCATGCGACTGGACGACACCTGGACGCCCGAATCGTGGCGCAGGCTGCATGTTGCGCAGCAGCCGGACTGGCCCGACCCCGACCAGCTCGAGCGGGTCATGCTGGAGCTGTCGGCGCAGCCGCCACTGGTGTTCGCCGGCGAGGCGCGGCATCTGCGCGACCAGTTGGCCGCCGTGTCGCGCGGCGGCGCCTTCCTCCTGCAGGGCGGTGACTGCGCCGAGACGTTCGCCGCGTTCTCCGCCGACGCGATCCGCGACAAGCTCAAGATCCTGCTGCAGATGGCCGTGGTGCTGACCTACGGCGGGCAGCTGCCGGTGGTCAAGGTCGGCCGGATCGCCGGGCAGTTCGCCAAGCCGCGGTCGTCGCCGACCGAGCGGCGCGGCGACCACGTGCTGCCGTCGTACCGGGGCGATGCGGTCAACGACCTGTCGTTCTCGCCCGAGGCCCGCGACGCCGATCCGGAGCGCCTGGCACGGGTTTACCACCAGTCGTCGGCGACGCTCAACCTGCTACGCGCGTTCACGCGTGGCGGGTTCGCCGACCTGGAGAAGGTCCACCTGTGGAACCAGGAGTTCGTGCGGGACAGCCGCCAGGGCCAGCGCTACGCGGCCGTCGCGGACGAGATCACGCGTGCGCTGAACTTTCTGCGCGCGTGCGGCGTCGACGTCGCCAACGACCCGACGTTCCACACCGTCGACTTCTGGACGTCCCACGAGGCGCTGCTGCTCAACTACGAGGAGGCGCTGACGCGCCGCGACTCGCTGACCGGTGACTGGTACGACTGCAGCGCCCACCTGCTGTGGATCGGCGAGCGGACCCGTGACCCCGACGGCGCCCACGTGCACTTCCTGTCCGGGGTCGGCAACCCGGTCGGCGTGAAGCTCGGTCCCACCGCCACCGCCGATGAGGTCGTGGCGCTCGCCGAGCGCCTGAACCCTGACAACGAGCCGGGCAGGCTGACGCTCATCGCGCGGATGGGGGCTGCGGCGGCGCCAAACCGGCTGCCAACCCTGGTGCGCGACGTCGACCGGCGTGGCCTGTCAGTGGTCTGGGCCTGCGACCCGATGCATGGCAACACCATCACCAGCGCGACCGGCTACAAGACGCGCCGGTTCACCGACGTCCTCGACGAACTTCGCACCTTCTTCGGCGTGCACGCCCAGGAGGGCACCGTCCCCGGCGGCGTCCACTTCGAGCTGACCGGGGAGGACGTCACCGAGTGCCTCGGCGGTGCCCAGGAGATCGTCGACGCGCACCTGTCGCATCGCTACGAGACGGCCTGCGACCCCCGGCTGAACAACAAGCAGGCGCTGGAGCTGGCGTTCCTGGTGGCCGAGATGCTCCAGGACTGATGTGGAGGTCAGGTTGGCATCAAGTGGCAGGCGGGGAGTTCTCGTCTGGCGGGTGTGATCAGGAGTGTGGGGGTCAGCGTCTGGGCCGCTCGCCGTTGACGGGACGGCACGGGCGAGGTCCAGTCGGCGACGGTCCTGTCAGGGCGACGCCGATGGCGGGGTCGCCGGTAGTGGTGGGCGGCCTCGACCAGCAGCCGCTGCGCATGCGCGGGCCCGGCGGCACCTCCCATGACCGGGGTACCGGTCCGGGACACACCTCCGGACCGTCAGTCCCCGCACACTTCATGCGCGGGGTGCCGGCCAGTCGAGCTCCTCAACCGATCCGACGCTCCATAGGGTCCAGGGTCTGTGTCCCGGCCGGGACCGGGAACAGACCCTGGGCATCAATCGAAGCGGCACGACCCGGTGTGGGCCATCCGGGTCCGTTCCGCGCCCTCGGCGACGACGTCGCGCACCGAGTCCGCCGTCAGTGCGTAGCCGGTGTTCGACTCCGTGACCGCCGCCGCGAAGACGACACCGGCGACCTCCCCCTCGGGCGTGACGAACGGCCCGCCCGAGTCGCCACGCTTGACCTCGTCGGCCAGGATCAGGACGTCGCGCGTGACCGTGTCCCGGCTGTAGATGTCACGGCCCACGGCCTGGACCCGCCGGCGCACCGCAGCGGGCTTCACGGTCAGCTCACGCCGCCCGCCGGGGAACCCCAGCGTCGCGCCGGTCAGGCCCCGGCCGGTCGGCTCGTCGATCCACGGCAGCGCCGGGGCCCGCAGCCGCGGTGCCGCCACCACGGCCAGGTCCAGCCGCGGGTCGAACAGCACGACCCGTGCCCGCCTGGTGCCCTCCGGCCCCCGCACCCGGACCCGCTGGCCCCCCGCGACGACGTGAGCGTTGGTCACCACAACACCCCGCTGCGTGACGAACCCGCTGCCGAACGAGATGCTGTCACATCCCGACACCTCAAGCTGGACGACGCTGTCGACGGCGGCGGCCTCCGCCGCCGCGACCGCGCTCCCCTTGGGCGTCGGCGCGGGCGGCGCGGTGACGTCTGGCCGGATCTCGCTGAAGACCTCCGGGAAGCCCTGCTGGTCCAGGTACGTCCCGACCCGGGTGACCACATCCGGCGGCGTCGGCAGGGCCGCGTCGATCAGGCTGACCAGCCGCGAGCCGTGCAGCGTGTTCGCCAATAGCTGCGACGGACCACGCGACAGCGGCGTCGCGAGCAGCCAGACCGCCAGCACCAGGCCGACAGCAGCGACCGCGATGCCCGCCGCAGCGTCGACGCCACCGACACCCGCCCGCGCCGCCGCGCGGCGCAGGCGCAGGCCGACGGCGATGCCGACGGACTGGGACGCCAGCAGACACGCCAGCAGGATCGTCAACGTCAGCAGCGCCAGGGTTGGGCCCGGGCCGTCCGCCAACAGCGCCGCGACGTCGGGTGCGACGACGGCACCGATGATCAGGCCGATCGCCGCTGTCCCGTAGGAGGCGACCTGCGACAGCCCGCCCAGCCGGCCCCCGCGCACACACACGATTACCAGGACGACGAGCAGCAGGTAGTCGAAGCCGGTCAGCACGATGTGCGATCCCCGCCCACCGGCTCGCTCCGCTCGCCCTCTCCCCGATCCCCGCCCACCGGCGTGGTAGGCACGGCACAGGCCTCAGACCAGGCGGCGGATACGGCCGTCCGACGCGTGCAGCACCGCACGCGCGGCCTCGTGCAGCGCGGCGTGGTGCGTTCGGAAGAGCGTGATCTCGTCATTGGCGTCTTCGTGGTCCGGTCGCTCGGCCTCGTCGGAGTCCGCTTCGTCGTCGAGCGCCGCCAGCGCGGCATCCCAGTCCGTCGCCGCCGCGGCGTCGCGCAGATGCATCGCCGGTGCCTGCAACAGCGCCCGTTCCAGATCCTGGATGACGGTGAGGACCACGTCCGTGGTCGTCACCACCCCCGGGGTCGTGAGCAGGTGCAACGCCTGGAGCTTGCGCATGGCCATGGCCATCACCAGACGCGGCTCGCCGAGCTCCGCCACGGCCGAGTCGACGGTCCGCAGGTCGAGCGTAACCGTGTTCGGCACGGCGAACCACTTGCGCAACAACGTGAACAGGTCCTCCGTCGCGCCGCGGATGGCAAGCAGTTCGCGTGGCTTGGGGATCTCATCCATCACACCCAACGCTAGCGGAGTGAATAGGCGGCCGGGTGCGTCCGAGGGGCCGAGCCACCGCGTGACAACGTGTGCCGTGATTCGCGGAACGCGACACTGACTCGCGGATCCTCGTTCCCCGCCGCGCCCAGACGTCGTCAGCCTTCAACGGCCCAGGGCCGTTCTGCTCCAAGCCTGACAGGACAGCGCCGGTCAGAATGCGCTGCATTGGAGGTTCACTGAGGCCTTCGAGCGCACCAAGAGGCAGCAGGTTCGCATCCGACGCCGACACGGTCAGCGCGATGCACTCCGTGTTCGCGCCGCTTCGGTGTACACCAGGCCATCCCGGCGTGCGCGTGTGCCATCGTCGACCCGTTATCGTGAACCGTCGCGTCGGCAGCGG is part of the Euzebyales bacterium genome and encodes:
- the mutM gene encoding bifunctional DNA-formamidopyrimidine glycosylase/DNA-(apurinic or apyrimidinic site) lyase, with amino-acid sequence MPELPEVESVARQLRPRLVGRRIADVRVDPQARFTDIHRAVGSGITALRRRGKYLLADLDAPRTPARELVMHLGMTGAFRFRDDDWVPDAYVRATFTLDDGVLDFRDVRRFGRLTVVDAGDHAGIATLAHMGPEPLGPDFEPVRFHAALRRSRMTVKAQLLSQRPVAGVGNIYADEALWLAGINPRARRIGPERAARLWSAIRQVLTDAIEREGTTFRDYQMVNGQSGRNATFLIAYGQEGRPCPRCGTALRKVDVAGRGTTYCPRCQRV
- a CDS encoding MarP family serine protease; the encoded protein is MLTGFDYLLLVVLVIVCVRGGRLGGLSQVASYGTAAIGLIIGAVVAPDVAALLADGPGPTLALLTLTILLACLLASQSVGIAVGLRLRRAAARAGVGGVDAAAGIAVAAVGLVLAVWLLATPLSRGPSQLLANTLHGSRLVSLIDAALPTPPDVVTRVGTYLDQQGFPEVFSEIRPDVTAPPAPTPKGSAVAAAEAAAVDSVVQLEVSGCDSISFGSGFVTQRGVVVTNAHVVAGGQRVRVRGPEGTRRARVVLFDPRLDLAVVAAPRLRAPALPWIDEPTGRGLTGATLGFPGGRRELTVKPAAVRRRVQAVGRDIYSRDTVTRDVLILADEVKRGDSGGPFVTPEGEVAGVVFAAAVTESNTGYALTADSVRDVVAEGAERTRMAHTGSCRFD
- a CDS encoding diacylglycerol kinase family protein translates to MANSAAGSTTADRLDDVEAVLRAELAITRALTDGVDELREILASFDGDRVIVAGGDGSLHTLINVLADIDRLADVVIGLVPMGTANDFATGLGLSTDDLLATARACIDGEPVTMDALVADDGEIVVNAAHAGVGAVASQRAQAAKPVVGALAYPLAVLVAGATTPGYELAITVDGTVVHDGTTLFALAANGPRLGGARLCVGADPTDGLMDIMVIGDVPVADRAGLALRLQRGTRTDHERVDQYRGTSLRVHGDAVDHSRDGELRRGLADVTYSVRLSAWRVLHAPR
- a CDS encoding ATP-dependent Clp protease proteolytic subunit, translating into MSQPTATPDGLAGRILAHEGGPEFDFLAGSSVFRKLYDYRILYLRGPIEDTVADTLVAQLMSLDAESEKDVTLYINSPGGLVSGMFAVYDVMQLMRSKVNTICVGIAASAAAFLLATGTGIRAATPNARIMFHQPLGGARGQAVDIQIQAKQIVFLRERLYEILAKRTNKDIEEIRRDADRDFWLSAEDAVTYGAIDEVRRRGGV
- the pruA gene encoding L-glutamate gamma-semialdehyde dehydrogenase; this translates as MASSITEVPQPANEPVLSYAPGSPERDALAAELDAVAGEVVDAPHVIAGEDAPADETFQVRAPHQHDLHLADVHQATPRHVEAAIGTATAAAREWAATPFEDRAAVFLRAADLLAGPWRDRINAATILGQSKSWHQAEIDAACEAIDFLRFNVAFARDLLSIQPHNVGGLWNRMDYRPLEGFVLAITPFNFTAIALNLPTAPALMGNTVLWKPSEKQALAAHWTMRLLIEAGLPPGVINLLHGDGALVSDVAMDDPQFAGLHFTGSSTVLHGLWQRAAERLETYRGFPRIVGESGGKDFVVAHPSASVDELVVALGRGAFEYQGQKCSAASRAYVPENLWSDVRDGIADLAGVIPTGDVADPSVFFGAVIDGAAFRKHTDAIAAAADRGAKVLVGGGTDDSTGWFVEPTVLVTDDPMSTTMTTELFGPILSVHVYDDARWSETLELVDRTSPYALTGAVFAQDRTAVQQADRVLRQAAGNFYINDKPTGSVVGQQPFGGARRSGTNDKAGSIFNLQRWVSPRAIKETFVPPTDWRYPHLGQ
- a CDS encoding 3-deoxy-7-phosphoheptulonate synthase class II, translating into MTMRLDDTWTPESWRRLHVAQQPDWPDPDQLERVMLELSAQPPLVFAGEARHLRDQLAAVSRGGAFLLQGGDCAETFAAFSADAIRDKLKILLQMAVVLTYGGQLPVVKVGRIAGQFAKPRSSPTERRGDHVLPSYRGDAVNDLSFSPEARDADPERLARVYHQSSATLNLLRAFTRGGFADLEKVHLWNQEFVRDSRQGQRYAAVADEITRALNFLRACGVDVANDPTFHTVDFWTSHEALLLNYEEALTRRDSLTGDWYDCSAHLLWIGERTRDPDGAHVHFLSGVGNPVGVKLGPTATADEVVALAERLNPDNEPGRLTLIARMGAAAAPNRLPTLVRDVDRRGLSVVWACDPMHGNTITSATGYKTRRFTDVLDELRTFFGVHAQEGTVPGGVHFELTGEDVTECLGGAQEIVDAHLSHRYETACDPRLNNKQALELAFLVAEMLQD